The sequence below is a genomic window from Xyrauchen texanus isolate HMW12.3.18 chromosome 46, RBS_HiC_50CHRs, whole genome shotgun sequence.
AGGGACTTACTGTCTCGagcacctttcactttcattgtatctttccatacaataaacatgaatgctgactgaggctgGCAGTCTTTGatgtcatacatgtttgaaacaGCGTAACTGTGAATAAATATCAACAGAGTAATCTATTGTGGGTGCATTAACCCTATTAGTCTtcagaaaagtattttttattgttaacCTTCACTAAAGGATGCCTCCTTGAATAAGTTAAGTGAATTTCTCTTATTAGTCATGTCTATTCTGTGTTGCAGGTGTGTGAAGTTTTTTGCTGTGGCAGAAGACATCTATGCTGCATGTGTCCTGTACGTAAGGGTCTGTCCAGTTTCTACTGCCTGTTGTGCCTGTAATGGGCCTGAAGTCCCAAAGAGCACaagcattatttaatttttaatcagAGTTTTTACCCTCTGGTCTCTGCTACACTCAGGTGAGTGGTGTTTTCAGTGTTTTtgtaattagacacattttaatTGTGGTCTTTTCTATCTCAACTCTGTATAGAATATAAAGTTAAAATCTTCAGCATGAAAGTTTATAGAAATATAGATTCACCTGATTTCCTTTTCAGTTTGACAGTAAGAATTTGAGGCCACAGTCTTTATTTTAACCAAATACTCTAACCACCCCTTCCTGTTCATATATTCCGCAGCAGCACCATGTTTTGGAAGTTTGATCTGCACACAACGTCCCACATCGACACACTCCTGGAGAAGGATGACGTGACACTGACAGAGGTGATGGatgaggaggatgtcctgcaggAATGCAAGGCTCAGAACCACAAACTTGTTGACTTCCTGGTCAGGCCGCCGTGCATGGAGGATCTCGTGGGCTACATCACCCAAGAGCCCAGCGACGATGTAGAGGAGAAGATCAAATATAAGTACGAATTCTTTCTTGGGTAAAAATGAAGTGCTAAAACTGAAATATGGTACTCTTCTCCCGTCTTATAATTAATTgaagaagaaggaaaaaaagcATGCACACACGGCTTAACACTGTTCTAACCAGCTGTGACTGTGACTAATGAAATAGTTGTCCATTTTCTATTTGTCATCTTTGCTTTGGTAGCCCCGGCCACTGTGATTTATCAACAATTTAGCATTGTGCTCCACATAGCTGTGaagaaaacattcaatatattgtgattggctgtgattttgtcacttCACAGCAgtagttcactttcattgtggatCAGTATTTATGAGCTTTTTTTTTGGTATGGTTGATTGTTAATGTCCTTTTTTGTATTTAAAGGTATCCCAACATATCCTGTGAACTCCTGACCTCAGATGTTGGCCAGATCAATGACAGGCTGGGCGAAGATGAAAGTTTACTGATGAAACTCTACAGCTTCCTACAGAACGAGACTCCCCTCAACCCACTGTTGGCAAGTTTCTTCAGCAAAGTCCTGAGCATTCTCATCGGGAGGAAACCAGAGCAGGTGTGCATTCATTAGACATTAAAACCAAATTAATTTGAATGATCATAAGTTTTGGTGCATTTAGCAATACATGCTgaatcttctgtctgtctctagaTCGTGGAATTCCTCAGGAAGAGAGAAGACTTTGTAGATCTGATAATCAAACACATAGGGACCTCGGCCATTATGGACCTCCTGCTCAGGATGCTCACCTGCATTGAGCCACAGCAGCTTAGACAAGATGTATTAAATGTGAGTGATCACAGAATGTATTCTGTGAAGTTTTGATATCTGAGTGGTTTCAATAATGTGTAGAATTGTGCATTCGAGCACAAAACAAGTATGaggttttttgtttattgtttattaataatttgtataCAGCAGGAAAGTCATCAGGGATTAGTCCATTTTAGTCCATTAGTCCATTTAATCCACTCACTCATCATAATTCCTTCTCAcagttttctttttataattcTATATTCTCCTGCAGTGGTTAAACGAAGAGAAAGTAATACAGAGGCTGATAGACATGGTACACCCCTCTCAGGATGAGGAAGTAAGTGGTGCTTTTAGTCAGATGATTCATGAAACCTAAAGAACATCACTTTTCTTAATGATAACTGCTTGTTCCTTCTGCACAGAGACACTCAAATGCATCCCAGTCGCTTTGTGAGATAATTCGGCTGAGCAAGGATCAGATGTTCCAGGTCCAGGGCTGCTCTGAGCCAGATCCCTTGCTGGGCACACTGGAGAAGTGAGTCTGTCCGTGTCAATGAAGTTCATACTAATTCCTCGATCAGTAACTTTAGAAAAATTGCATTTTCGGAGGGATAATGGTCGAGCTCTAATTTCAGGCACATTAAAATTGTAGTGACACCTTTTGTTGTTGGGCTGAAAATCAATTCATCGTGTGGTTTCCTTTTCAGACAAGAGACTGTAGAGCAATTGCTATCTAAcatttttgacaaagagaagaatgAGTCTGCCATAGTCAGTGTAATCCAGATTCTTCTGACCCTCTTTGAGACACGGAGACCAGCGTGAGTGCATTATTGGTTTTAGGGTATGTTGAATTGGTTTCAGTGCCTGAATATCATCTTTTCTGTTTTAGATTTGAAGGCCATCTGGAGATTTGTCCTCCTGGTATGAACCATCCGTCGTTCTCTGTCAATCAGAGTATTCTAGATGCTGTCAGACCCAGAATGAAAGATTTTCACCAGCTTTTGCTCGAGCCCCCAAAGGTGAGATGTAGGACTTCAACAATGTGTGTTAGTTAAACTTTGCCACTTTAAATCAGCTGATCTCACTTGGACCATAATCTCCAAATTCCTAATTTCATTAAGCTTTAGACAGCAGGAAGTGTTTGTGCCTGTACAAATACAACTAGGTTGAGTTTTGCACATACTTAGTCAAACCCCCATAGAAAAAGTAGTTTGATTCTGTACAAATTGCATTTAGTATTGTCCATCTATACAAATTAAACTCTTCTGTCTCTGAAGAATGATTACTTTACAGtttacagtgattttttttttttttttttttttctattagaaAACTGTTTTGAACACTACGTGGGGGTTTTTGGATCCACCGGTGGGGAACACTCGCCTCAATGTGGTGCGACTAGTGACCAGCCTTCTGCAGACCAACACGCATATCATCAACCAAGAGCTCATAGCTCTCAACACTCTAGGAGTCATACTAGTGAGTTTTGAAAACACGATTAATGCTTGAAACCTACTGTGTATATGCGTGAATGCATTTGTTTTTAGCTGTGCAAGCTCAATTTCATGTGATGTTGCATTCCAAAATACATCAATGCAACAGCTGTTGCATTCCCAGAATCAGCATTTTTGTAAACGATTTAACTTTTTTGTGgcatttaacagtttttttttactttcaagtCCAACCTTTATGGTAGAGCACCAGCTCGAACAGAATCTTGCTGTGCAAGTGTAATAATCTGTTGACATGTTTATAGCATGCTACCTGAATAAAAAtggggttggtttatttatttgattgtaACTGTTTTGGTTGTTACCACCTTAAATATGTATGGCAATAATTTGGTTAAGCATTCACATCTGCAAACAGTATGTTCTGTGGAAATCAAGTCATTGAtgacagtttttcttttttttttatctttccatATTTGTACTTGAGTTTCaaaataactaattaaattaatgtccctctttttaatgttttttatttttaggatatGTACTTCAAGTACTTGTGGAATAATTTTCTACACACACAAGTAGAAATCTGTACGGCGATGATCTTAGCGATGCCTTCAACCCAAAATGAATCTCCTGAAATTAACAGAGAAAATGACCAAGAGCCCATAAGAGAAAATATCCTTCTCAAACATGTGAGTTTATTCCTCTACCCGCCTACTCTTCACAATGCAAGATAGTAGTTTTACATTAGTTCCAAGTTTGAGCTGTCCTTTTCTTTGTTGATTCACAGCTCTTTCAGAAGTGCCAGTTAATACAACGAATTCTTGATGCCTGGGGATCAAATGAGAAGGAACAGTGAGTAAACCTTAAATCGCATTTGTTACCTGTTGATCAATTTTGAGGTCTTtttaagattataatttttttattttaagagtcTTCTAAATAACCTTTATCTATCTTTtcacagggcagagggtgggcgACGGCGAGGTTACATGGGTCACCTGACCAGAATAGCAAACTCTATAGTCCACAACAGTGACAAGGGCCCCAATGGGGCACAAATTCAGCAGTTAATCTCCGGTTTGTTCGACTGTATAAAGGTTTCTCTGGTTTTTCATGTTCTTTTCCAAGCTGTTTCCACTTAATATTTTCACTTTTAGAGCTTACAGAAGAGGACAGGGAACGATGGGAAGCCTTCACTTCAGGACCGCTATCAGATACAAACAAGAAAAACACTGTAGATTtagtaagtttttattttttcaatgacaACAGTGATTCCACTTtttcttctttcctttttttcagaATTTATAATATCAATGCATTATAAGCAGCTTTACATTAAACAATTCAGTACTTTCTGTAAATGTTacctattttttttatgaaagatacttttgaagtcagaagtttacatacacttaggttgaagtcattaaaactcacttTTTAACTActcaacagatttaatattagcaaactatagcttTGGCaaatcatttaggacatctactttgtgcatg
It includes:
- the ppp6r3 gene encoding serine/threonine-protein phosphatase 6 regulatory subunit 3 isoform X4, producing the protein MFWKFDLHTTSHIDTLLEKDDVTLTEVMDEEDVLQECKAQNHKLVDFLVRPPCMEDLVGYITQEPSDDVEEKIKYKYPNISCELLTSDVGQINDRLGEDESLLMKLYSFLQNETPLNPLLASFFSKVLSILIGRKPEQIVEFLRKREDFVDLIIKHIGTSAIMDLLLRMLTCIEPQQLRQDVLNWLNEEKVIQRLIDMVHPSQDEERHSNASQSLCEIIRLSKDQMFQVQGCSEPDPLLGTLEKQETVEQLLSNIFDKEKNESAIVSVIQILLTLFETRRPAFEGHLEICPPGMNHPSFSVNQSILDAVRPRMKDFHQLLLEPPKKTVLNTTWGFLDPPVGNTRLNVVRLVTSLLQTNTHIINQELIALNTLGVILDMYFKYLWNNFLHTQVEICTAMILAMPSTQNESPEINRENDQEPIRENILLKHLFQKCQLIQRILDAWGSNEKEQAEGGRRRGYMGHLTRIANSIVHNSDKGPNGAQIQQLISELTEEDRERWEAFTSGPLSDTNKKNTVDLVSTHHIHSSSDDEVDFKDSGFHQDSSLQQFGFNDEEFADQDDVGDIPFDRISDINFSLNTNESANMALFEACCKEKIQQFEDAGSDEEDIWDEKDVTFAPEAQRRLRSSGSTDSEESTDSEEEDGKRDPFESTNAPSDDRMEVDTGDGPVWTANFDDVPMDTGSSTDPSAPVSVSPAAVPNPGGWSSPNSHADAKSWAEFSSFTPVSPKDHLRSNSPVAMETSVETVDPLGVNAPMQQENIDQWLSNETTPTSPRGKVGADSDPEEEPVSDRITETVTNGSMKETVSLTVDAKTETAVFKRVLKSYREEEKRPTSEDASAKCLVAESGEPEKSNCPPSNCQKPDLKHLEEKAKATCDALNGPLEEMASIDEAKSEHGTATPEAAVNGPA
- the ppp6r3 gene encoding serine/threonine-protein phosphatase 6 regulatory subunit 3 isoform X2, coding for MFWKFDLHTTSHIDTLLEKDDVTLTEVMDEEDVLQECKAQNHKLVDFLVRPPCMEDLVGYITQEPSDDVEEKIKYKYPNISCELLTSDVGQINDRLGEDESLLMKLYSFLQNETPLNPLLASFFSKVLSILIGRKPEQIVEFLRKREDFVDLIIKHIGTSAIMDLLLRMLTCIEPQQLRQDVLNWLNEEKVIQRLIDMVHPSQDEERHSNASQSLCEIIRLSKDQMFQVQGCSEPDPLLGTLEKQETVEQLLSNIFDKEKNESAIVSVIQILLTLFETRRPAFEGHLEICPPGMNHPSFSVNQSILDAVRPRMKDFHQLLLEPPKKTVLNTTWGFLDPPVGNTRLNVVRLVTSLLQTNTHIINQELIALNTLGVILDMYFKYLWNNFLHTQVEICTAMILAMPSTQNESPEINRENDQEPIRENILLKHLFQKCQLIQRILDAWGSNEKEQAEGGRRRGYMGHLTRIANSIVHNSDKGPNGAQIQQLISELTEEDRERWEAFTSGPLSDTNKKNTVDLVSTHHIHSSSDDEVDFKDSGFHQDSSLQQAFSDYQMQQMTSNFIEQFGFNDEEFADQDDVGDIPFDRISDINFSLNTNESANMALFEACCKEKIQQFEDAGSDEEDIWDEKDVTFAPEAQRRLRSSGSTDSEESTDSEEEDGKRDPFESTNAPSDDRMEVDTGDGPVWTANFDDVPMDTGSSTDPSAPVSVSPAAVPNPGGWSSPNSHADAKSWAEFSSFTPVSPKDHLRSNSPVAMETSVETVDPLGVNAPMQQENIDQWLSNETTPTSPRGKVGADSDPEEEPVSDRITETVTNGSMKETVSLTVDAKTETAVFKSEEEKRPTSEDASAKCLVAESGEPEKSNCPPSNCQKPDLKHLEEKAKATCDALNGPLEEMASIDEAKSEHGTATPEAAVNGPA
- the ppp6r3 gene encoding serine/threonine-protein phosphatase 6 regulatory subunit 3 isoform X5 — translated: MFWKFDLHTTSHIDTLLEKDDVTLTEVMDEEDVLQECKAQNHKLVDFLVRPPCMEDLVGYITQEPSDDVEEKIKYKYPNISCELLTSDVGQINDRLGEDESLLMKLYSFLQNETPLNPLLASFFSKVLSILIGRKPEQIVEFLRKREDFVDLIIKHIGTSAIMDLLLRMLTCIEPQQLRQDVLNWLNEEKVIQRLIDMVHPSQDEERHSNASQSLCEIIRLSKDQMFQVQGCSEPDPLLGTLEKQETVEQLLSNIFDKEKNESAIVSVIQILLTLFETRRPAFEGHLEICPPGMNHPSFSVNQSILDAVRPRMKDFHQLLLEPPKKTVLNTTWGFLDPPVGNTRLNVVRLVTSLLQTNTHIINQELIALNTLGVILDMYFKYLWNNFLHTQVEICTAMILAMPSTQNESPEINRENDQEPIRENILLKHLFQKCQLIQRILDAWGSNEKEQAEGGRRRGYMGHLTRIANSIVHNSDKGPNGAQIQQLISELTEEDRERWEAFTSGPLSDTNKKNTVDLVSTHHIHSSSDDEVDFKDSGFHQDSSLQQFGFNDEEFADQDDVGDIPFDRISDINFSLNTNESANMALFEACCKEKIQQFEDAGSDEEDIWDEKDVTFAPEAQRRLRSSGSTDSEESTDSEEEDGKRDPFESTNAPSDDRMEVDTGDGPVWTANFDDVPMDTGSSTDPSAPVSVSPAAVPNPGGWSSPNSHADAKSWAEFSSFTPVSPKDHLRSNSPVAMETSVETVDPLGVNAPMQQENIDQWLSNETTPTSPRGKVGADSDPEEEPVSDRITETVTNGSMKETVSLTVDAKTETAVFKSEEEKRPTSEDASAKCLVAESGEPEKSNCPPSNCQKPDLKHLEEKAKATCDALNGPLEEMASIDEAKSEHGTATPEAAVNGPA
- the ppp6r3 gene encoding serine/threonine-protein phosphatase 6 regulatory subunit 3 isoform X1, whose translation is MFWKFDLHTTSHIDTLLEKDDVTLTEVMDEEDVLQECKAQNHKLVDFLVRPPCMEDLVGYITQEPSDDVEEKIKYKYPNISCELLTSDVGQINDRLGEDESLLMKLYSFLQNETPLNPLLASFFSKVLSILIGRKPEQIVEFLRKREDFVDLIIKHIGTSAIMDLLLRMLTCIEPQQLRQDVLNWLNEEKVIQRLIDMVHPSQDEERHSNASQSLCEIIRLSKDQMFQVQGCSEPDPLLGTLEKQETVEQLLSNIFDKEKNESAIVSVIQILLTLFETRRPAFEGHLEICPPGMNHPSFSVNQSILDAVRPRMKDFHQLLLEPPKKTVLNTTWGFLDPPVGNTRLNVVRLVTSLLQTNTHIINQELIALNTLGVILDMYFKYLWNNFLHTQVEICTAMILAMPSTQNESPEINRENDQEPIRENILLKHLFQKCQLIQRILDAWGSNEKEQAEGGRRRGYMGHLTRIANSIVHNSDKGPNGAQIQQLISELTEEDRERWEAFTSGPLSDTNKKNTVDLVSTHHIHSSSDDEVDFKDSGFHQDSSLQQAFSDYQMQQMTSNFIEQFGFNDEEFADQDDVGDIPFDRISDINFSLNTNESANMALFEACCKEKIQQFEDAGSDEEDIWDEKDVTFAPEAQRRLRSSGSTDSEESTDSEEEDGKRDPFESTNAPSDDRMEVDTGDGPVWTANFDDVPMDTGSSTDPSAPVSVSPAAVPNPGGWSSPNSHADAKSWAEFSSFTPVSPKDHLRSNSPVAMETSVETVDPLGVNAPMQQENIDQWLSNETTPTSPRGKVGADSDPEEEPVSDRITETVTNGSMKETVSLTVDAKTETAVFKRVLKSYREEEKRPTSEDASAKCLVAESGEPEKSNCPPSNCQKPDLKHLEEKAKATCDALNGPLEEMASIDEAKSEHGTATPEAAVNGPA
- the ppp6r3 gene encoding serine/threonine-protein phosphatase 6 regulatory subunit 3 isoform X6; the encoded protein is MFWKFDLHTTSHIDTLLEKDDVTLTEVMDEEDVLQECKAQNHKLVDFLVRPPCMEDLVGYITQEPSDDVEEKIKYKYPNISCELLTSDVGQINDRLGEDESLLMKLYSFLQNETPLNPLLASFFSKVLSILIGRKPEQIVEFLRKREDFVDLIIKHIGTSAIMDLLLRMLTCIEPQQLRQDVLNWLNEEKVIQRLIDMVHPSQDEERHSNASQSLCEIIRLSKDQMFQVQGCSEPDPLLGTLEKQETVEQLLSNIFDKEKNESAIVSVIQILLTLFETRRPAFEGHLEICPPGMNHPSFSVNQSILDAVRPRMKDFHQLLLEPPKKTVLNTTWGFLDPPVGNTRLNVVRLVTSLLQTNTHIINQELIALNTLGVILDMYFKYLWNNFLHTQVEICTAMILAMPSTQNESPEINRENDQEPIRENILLKHLFQKCQLIQRILDAWGSNEKEQAEGGRRRGYMGHLTRIANSIVHNSDKGPNGAQIQQLISELTEEDRERWEAFTSGPLSDTNKKNTVDLVSTHHIHSSSDDEVDFKDSGFHQDSSLQQMQQMTSNFIEQFGFNDEEFADQDDVGDIPFDRISDINFSLNTNESANMALFEACCKEKIQQFEDAGSDEEDIWDEKDVTFAPEAQRRLRSSGSTDSEESTDSEEEDGKRDPFESTNAPSDDRMEVDTGDGPVWTANFDDVPMDTGSSTDPSAPVSVSPAAVPNPGGWSSPNSHADAKSWAEFSSFTPVSPKDHLRSNSPVAMETSVETVDPLGVNAPMQQENIDQWLSNETTPTSPRGKVGADSDPEEEPVSDRITETVTNGSMKETVSLTVDAKTETAVFKSEEEKRPTSEDASAKCLVAESGEPEKSNCPPSNCQKPDLKHLEEKAKATCDALNGPLEEMASIDEAKSEHGTATPEAAVNGPA
- the ppp6r3 gene encoding serine/threonine-protein phosphatase 6 regulatory subunit 3 isoform X3, with amino-acid sequence MFWKFDLHTTSHIDTLLEKDDVTLTEVMDEEDVLQECKAQNHKLVDFLVRPPCMEDLVGYITQEPSDDVEEKIKYKYPNISCELLTSDVGQINDRLGEDESLLMKLYSFLQNETPLNPLLASFFSKVLSILIGRKPEQIVEFLRKREDFVDLIIKHIGTSAIMDLLLRMLTCIEPQQLRQDVLNWLNEEKVIQRLIDMVHPSQDEERHSNASQSLCEIIRLSKDQMFQVQGCSEPDPLLGTLEKQETVEQLLSNIFDKEKNESAIVSVIQILLTLFETRRPAFEGHLEICPPGMNHPSFSVNQSILDAVRPRMKDFHQLLLEPPKKTVLNTTWGFLDPPVGNTRLNVVRLVTSLLQTNTHIINQELIALNTLGVILDMYFKYLWNNFLHTQVEICTAMILAMPSTQNESPEINRENDQEPIRENILLKHLFQKCQLIQRILDAWGSNEKEQAEGGRRRGYMGHLTRIANSIVHNSDKGPNGAQIQQLISELTEEDRERWEAFTSGPLSDTNKKNTVDLVSTHHIHSSSDDEVDFKDSGFHQDSSLQQMQQMTSNFIEQFGFNDEEFADQDDVGDIPFDRISDINFSLNTNESANMALFEACCKEKIQQFEDAGSDEEDIWDEKDVTFAPEAQRRLRSSGSTDSEESTDSEEEDGKRDPFESTNAPSDDRMEVDTGDGPVWTANFDDVPMDTGSSTDPSAPVSVSPAAVPNPGGWSSPNSHADAKSWAEFSSFTPVSPKDHLRSNSPVAMETSVETVDPLGVNAPMQQENIDQWLSNETTPTSPRGKVGADSDPEEEPVSDRITETVTNGSMKETVSLTVDAKTETAVFKRVLKSYREEEKRPTSEDASAKCLVAESGEPEKSNCPPSNCQKPDLKHLEEKAKATCDALNGPLEEMASIDEAKSEHGTATPEAAVNGPA